The Cyprinus carpio isolate SPL01 chromosome A19, ASM1834038v1, whole genome shotgun sequence genome has a segment encoding these proteins:
- the LOC109060263 gene encoding GTP-binding protein Rit1-like has protein sequence MESSRSTGGHSREYKLVMLGEGGVGKSAIIMQFISHRFPEDHDPTIEDAYKTQIRIDDEPANLDILDTAGQAEFTAMRDQYMRAGEGFIISYSITDRRSFQEARHFKQLIYRVRRTVDTPVVLVGNKSDLVHLRQVSVEEGKQLAREFQCPFFETSAAFRYYIDEVFAALVRQIRQREAEMVRGSERKTRRSHSFWSRLKAPFHKKQQSEH, from the exons ATGGAGTCCTCGCGGAGCACAGGGGGTCACTCCCGCGAGTACAAATTGGTGATGTTAGGAGAGGGGGGTGTGGGCAAAAGTG CCATCATCATGCAGTTTATAAGTCACAGATTTCCAGAGGATCATGACCCTACTATCG AGGATGCCTATAAAACACAGATCCGCATTGACGATGAGCCAGCGAACCTGGACATCTTGGACACAGCAGGACAG GCGGAGTTCACAGCCATGCGTGATCAGTACATGCGAGCGGGTGAAGGTTTCATCATCTCATACTCCATCACGGACCGCCGCAGTTTCCAGGAGGCTCGCCACTTCAAGCAGCTGATCTACCGCGTGCGGCGCACCGTCGACACCCCCGTGGTGCTGGTGGGAAACAAGTCTGACCTGGTCCATCTCAGACAG GTGTCTGTAGAGGAGGGCAAACAGCTGGCGAGGGAGTTCCAGTGCCCGTTTTTCGAGACCTCGGCGGCGTTCCGCTATTACATCGACGAGGTGTTCGCTGCACTGGTGCGTCAGATCCGCCAGCGCGAGGCCGAGATGGTGCGGGGCAGCGAGAGGAAAACCAGACGCAGCCATTCCTTCTGGAGCCGCCTTAAAGCCCCCTTCCATAAGAAACAGCAGTCCGAGCACTGA
- the LOC109060277 gene encoding peroxisomal membrane protein 11B-like: MMESWVRFSAQSQAKERMFRAAQYACTLLGYTLQKGGARAELLNTIKQLEAHMSLTRKLMRLGNSAEALEAAKRTVHLSDCVLRLCITVAHLNRAMYFACDNVLWAGKTGLLPELDQNKWSQRSFRYYLFALILNLTRDMYEIHLLMERESRSSAAKSLNSSPSPLTPSPENGGEFPLTPSPLPALPVISARLNKQIQLLITVLRSNPPLLLDLLKNLCDVFIPLDRLGLYPTGSGFVGACGLTSSVLSILTIVHPWLKLKP, from the exons ATGATGGAGTCCTGGGTGAGATTCAGCGCGCAGAGTCAAGCCAAAGAGCGCATGTTCAg GGCTGCCCAGTACGCCTGCACACTGCTGGGTTACACGCTGCAGAAAGGAGGAGCGAGAGCAGAGCTGCTGAACACCATCAAACAGCTGGAAGCTCACATGAGCCTGACCAGAAAAT tGATGCGGTTGGGGAACTCTGCTGAAGCTCTGGAAGCAGCCAAACGCACCGTGCATCTGTCAGACTGTGTGCTGCGGCTCTGCATCACTGTGGCCCATTTGAACAGAGCCATGTATTTTGCCTGTGATAACGTACTGTGGGCCGGCAAAACAGGACTGCTGCCCGAACTGGACCAAAACAAATGGAGCCAGAGGTCCTTTAG ATACTACTTGTTCGCTCTCATCCTCAATCTAACCCGAGACATGTATGAAATCCATCTGCTGATGGAGAGAGAGTCCCGCAGCAGTGCAGCTAAAAGCCTTAACTCCAGTCCGTCTCCCCTCACGCCGAGCCCAGAGAACGGAGGAGAGTTCCCTCTGACCCCGTCTCCTCTCCCAGCCCTCCCTGTGATCTCAGCCAGACTCAACAAGCAGATCCAGCTGCTGATCACGGTGCTGCGCAGCAACCCCCCGCTGCTCCTGGACCTGCTGAAGAACCTGTGTGACGTCTTCATCCCGCTGGACCGGCTGGGCCTGTACCCCACGGGCTCGGGCTTCGTGGGGGCCTGCGGCCTCACGTCCTCCGTCCTGTCCATCCTCACTATAGTTCACCCCTGGCTCAAACTCAAGCCCTGA